GCGGGCGGCTTTCGAGCTGCCGCCGCCCGCCCCGCCGCGCGCGGAGCGGAAGATCTACCTGGTGGACCGTCCGGGCTCGGTGCAAACGACTCTGATGGCGGGGAACATCGCCGTCGATCGACGCAGCGATGATTACATTCCGCTGCTGGTGATGAATCAGATCATCGGCGGCGGACCGGCGGGACGATTGTTTCTCAACCTGCGCGAGGAAAAAGGCTACACCTACGGCGCCTACAGCAGCCTGGCGGCGCTGGAATATCCGGGCCCGTGGAGCGTGGCCGCGGACGTCAGGACCGAGGTCACCGGCGGCGCGCTTGGAGAGATCCTGAAGGAGATCGAGCGGATGCGGGAAGCCCGCGTGAGCGAAGCGGAGCTGGCCGCCGCCAAGCGAACGCTGACCGCAGGTTTCGCGCTGGCGCTGGAGCAGCCGGCCCGAGTCCTCGGTTT
This is a stretch of genomic DNA from Candidatus Zixiibacteriota bacterium. It encodes these proteins:
- a CDS encoding insulinase family protein, with the protein product RAAFELPPPAPPRAERKIYLVDRPGSVQTTLMAGNIAVDRRSDDYIPLLVMNQIIGGGPAGRLFLNLREEKGYTYGAYSSLAALEYPGPWSVAADVRTEVTGGALGEILKEIERMREARVSEAELAAAKRTLTAGFALALEQPARVLGFAVARHLYGLPEDYWERYPELIAAVTADDVQRVARRYLDPNALQVVAVGDGEKIKEVLEKFGPVEVYDSNGSRTR